DNA from bacterium:
TCCTCCAGGGCCATCTGTGCTGCAACCCCCATTCCAACTATGGCAGGCACGTTCTCTGTACCGCCTCTGCGGCCGTCCTCCTGGGCACCTCCGTCCAGGAGCCTCTGGGTAGGGGTTCCACGGCGCATGTAGAGGGCTCCGGCGCCCCTGGGGCCGTAGAATTGGTCAGCCGAACAGCTAAGCAGGTCCACCCCCAGATCTTCCACGTTGACGGGCACCCGGCCCACGGAGCCCACCGCATCACTATGGAAGACAATGCCCGCCTCCTTGACTATTCGGGCTATTTCCTTTATGGGCTGGAGAGTTCCCACCTCTGGGGTGCTGTGCATTATGGAAACCAAGATGGTGTCTTTGCGAAGGGCTTTTCGCACATCTTCAGGGTCCACCTGCCCGTACTTGTCCACAGGAACCTTGGTTACCTGGAAGCCCCACCGCTCCAGGGTGTTGGCCACGTAAAGAACAGAGAAGTGTTCCACAGATGAGATCACCACGTGCTGGCCCTTGTCCCGGTTCTTCCAAACCGTGCCCTTTATGGCCCAGTTGTTGGCCTCTGTGCCGCAGGAGGTGAAGTAAACCTCCTCTGGTGTCCCGGCTCCCAGGAGTCTGGCCACCTTGCCCCTGGCCTCGGTAATGGCCTTCAGGGGCTCTTCCCCAAGATGGTGGATGCTGGAGGGATTTCCAAAATGCTCTTTGAAAAAAGGCAGCATTGCCTGGAAGACCTCATCCCTGATGGGAGTGCCCGCGTAAGAATCCATGTTCACACTTCTCATCTCTGGCTCCTTTTCCCGATTCTTCCTGTTCTTATTTCCACATTATCCATCCCGTGGGTTCAGGGTCAACCCTAGGGGGTGCTGATCTTTGATTCCCAGTGGCTTTTTAGTTGACAATCAAGACTTCTTTGTACTAGGGTGATACGAAAAACCGGCTTTGGGCAGAAAAGCTCCATGGGCC
Protein-coding regions in this window:
- a CDS encoding aminotransferase class V-fold PLP-dependent enzyme — translated: MRSVNMDSYAGTPIRDEVFQAMLPFFKEHFGNPSSIHHLGEEPLKAITEARGKVARLLGAGTPEEVYFTSCGTEANNWAIKGTVWKNRDKGQHVVISSVEHFSVLYVANTLERWGFQVTKVPVDKYGQVDPEDVRKALRKDTILVSIMHSTPEVGTLQPIKEIARIVKEAGIVFHSDAVGSVGRVPVNVEDLGVDLLSCSADQFYGPRGAGALYMRRGTPTQRLLDGGAQEDGRRGGTENVPAIVGMGVAAQMALEEMPRREAHCRSLGERLRQGLSERIDHLHWNGHPSQRLPGFESVSVEFVEGEAMLLFMDSVGIAVASGSACTSVSLKASHVLTSMGVPPDLAQGSLLFSMGEHTTQEDVDYVLEQFPPIVERLRKMSPLYHRR